A part of Halobaculum sp. MBLA0143 genomic DNA contains:
- a CDS encoding NRDE family protein, with protein sequence MCTLTLAWRVFDGAPVVAAANRDEVRDRPSEPPAEIQPGVFAPRDAEAGGTWIGATDDGLFVGLTNRWVDGLTADRSRGLLVRDCLDADSAEAAARAVERAVRETGYDGFNLLVADETAAILLEWDGHLSVQTLDPGVHVLGNVGLDGAFYEPPERPGAGAERGEAVWRLRDHLRPEPGEDAAAWRDRAATALANHEFGACVHADGYGTVSASLVTVGDGVTYDFADGPPCETAFERVVPADDRI encoded by the coding sequence GTGTGTACACTCACGCTGGCCTGGCGGGTGTTCGACGGGGCGCCGGTCGTCGCGGCCGCGAACCGCGACGAGGTCCGCGACCGGCCGTCCGAGCCGCCCGCGGAGATCCAGCCGGGCGTGTTCGCCCCGCGGGACGCGGAGGCGGGCGGCACCTGGATCGGCGCGACCGACGACGGGTTGTTCGTCGGGCTCACCAACCGCTGGGTCGACGGGCTGACGGCCGACCGCTCCCGCGGGCTGTTGGTCCGGGACTGCCTGGACGCCGACTCGGCGGAGGCAGCCGCTCGGGCCGTCGAGCGAGCCGTCCGGGAGACGGGCTACGACGGGTTCAACCTCCTCGTCGCGGACGAGACGGCGGCGATCCTGTTGGAGTGGGACGGCCACCTCTCCGTCCAGACGCTCGACCCTGGTGTCCATGTCCTGGGCAACGTCGGCTTGGACGGGGCGTTCTACGAGCCGCCAGAGCGGCCGGGAGCCGGCGCCGAGCGCGGGGAAGCGGTCTGGCGGCTGCGAGACCACCTCCGACCGGAGCCGGGCGAAGACGCCGCGGCGTGGCGCGACCGCGCCGCGACCGCGCTGGCGAACCACGAGTTCGGGGCGTGCGTCCACGCAGACGGCTACGGAACGGTGTCGGCGTCGCTCGTGACCGTCGGCGACGGCGTCACGTACGACTTCGCCGACGGCCCGCCGTGTGAGACGGCGTTCGAGCGGGTCGTTCCTGCCGACGACAGGATTTAA
- a CDS encoding DUF192 domain-containing protein has product MRVVHDPDGAGTTLASEVDVAEGFLAQACGLMFRRSIPDDYALVFPFGGVGQRDTHMVFVPFDIDAVWLVDGEVTACRRLAAWRGLAVEEADTLIELPAGAADGVAVGDRVRVEGLE; this is encoded by the coding sequence GTGCGAGTCGTCCACGACCCAGACGGCGCCGGGACGACGCTGGCCAGCGAGGTGGACGTGGCCGAAGGGTTCCTGGCGCAGGCCTGCGGGCTGATGTTCCGGCGGTCGATCCCCGACGACTACGCGCTCGTGTTCCCGTTCGGCGGTGTCGGCCAGCGGGACACCCACATGGTGTTCGTCCCGTTCGACATCGACGCCGTCTGGCTCGTCGACGGCGAGGTGACTGCCTGTCGCCGGCTCGCCGCCTGGCGCGGGCTCGCCGTCGAGGAGGCCGACACGCTGATCGAACTGCCCGCCGGCGCCGCCGATGGCGTCGCCGTCGGTGATCGGGTTCGGGTCGAAGGGCTGGAGTGA
- a CDS encoding type II toxin-antitoxin system HicA family toxin: MPSRDFSGREIVTVLRKSGYRHDRTTGDHAILKYTHPETQETRTVTVPLHDRVRIGTLQQIAEQCGADDFHAWCAWIDEHQ, translated from the coding sequence GTGCCGTCGCGTGACTTCTCCGGCCGGGAGATCGTCACCGTCCTCCGGAAGTCCGGCTACCGCCACGACCGCACCACCGGGGACCACGCGATTCTGAAGTACACACACCCGGAGACGCAGGAGACGCGAACTGTCACCGTGCCGCTCCACGACCGCGTCCGAATCGGGACGCTCCAGCAGATCGCAGAGCAGTGTGGCGCAGACGACTTCCACGCTTGGTGTGCGTGGATCGACGAACACCAATAG
- a CDS encoding type II toxin-antitoxin system HicB family antitoxin codes for MSERREVRLIEEDDGWWSAVDEATGVASQGETREAALANLDEALEATRAAQAADGDAPEPDAPWFDG; via the coding sequence ATGAGCGAGCGGCGCGAGGTTCGGCTGATCGAGGAAGACGACGGTTGGTGGTCGGCAGTCGACGAGGCGACCGGCGTCGCCAGCCAGGGAGAGACGCGGGAGGCGGCGCTGGCGAACCTCGACGAGGCGTTGGAGGCGACTCGAGCGGCCCAGGCGGCTGACGGCGACGCGCCCGAGCCGGACGCGCCGTGGTTCGACGGCTGA
- a CDS encoding transcriptional regulator, translating to MNSFELLHTRQCGPGDTTDHAVADIGAFTALLENPALAETYLAVRSGEATTAPEIRTATGVSKKTAYSYVDRLRRAGLFAETDDTAGTATAYEAEPFRLTVELGGETTTVTPELVEIVARRDDVDAIASTLDRHGLGTLTAFVELAREHADGAVTTREIAARLDLSVGVAYDLLTVTYETLELTGTADGNETLEPADLEFEAGSLRDELSE from the coding sequence GTGAACAGTTTCGAGCTTCTACACACGAGACAGTGTGGCCCCGGAGACACGACGGACCACGCCGTCGCGGACATCGGCGCGTTCACGGCACTGTTAGAGAACCCGGCGCTGGCAGAGACGTACCTCGCCGTACGATCCGGCGAGGCGACGACGGCGCCGGAGATCCGGACGGCGACGGGGGTGTCGAAGAAGACGGCGTACAGCTACGTCGACCGACTCCGTCGCGCCGGGCTGTTCGCGGAGACGGACGACACGGCCGGCACGGCGACCGCGTACGAGGCCGAGCCGTTCCGGCTGACCGTCGAACTCGGCGGCGAGACGACGACGGTGACGCCGGAACTCGTCGAGATCGTGGCACGACGCGACGACGTGGACGCAATCGCGTCCACACTCGACAGACACGGGCTAGGGACGCTCACGGCGTTCGTAGAACTGGCGCGCGAGCACGCCGACGGCGCGGTGACGACCCGCGAGATTGCTGCGCGGCTCGATCTCTCGGTCGGCGTCGCGTACGATCTCCTGACAGTTACCTACGAGACACTGGAGTTGACCGGCACAGCAGACGGCAACGAAACGCTCGAACCGGCCGATCTGGAGTTCGAGGCCGGGAGTCTCCGTGACGAACTCTCGGAGTGA
- a CDS encoding 2-oxoacid:acceptor oxidoreductase subunit alpha, with amino-acid sequence MPADFNWAIGGEAGDGIASTGKIFAQALSRAGRHVFTSKDFASRIRGGYTAYKVRTSTDEVKSVVDRLDVLIALTPRTIEENLDELHDGSVIIYDGERTTMADVEIPDGMIGLDVPLQALAEEAGGAIMANVVALGAACEATQFPIENLDSALKKRFGDKGQAIVENNQQAAREGREYVREEYADTEFDYDLEGTDEDYVLLNGDQAIGMGAIAAGCRFYAGYPITPATDVMEYLTGRIEQFGGHVVQAEDELSAINLALGAARAGARSMTATSGPGIDLMSETFGLVATSETPLVICDVMRSGPSTGMPTKQEQGDLNMTLFGGHGEVPRFVVAPTTISECFWKTVEAFNLAEKYQVPVYLVADLSLAVTERTFEPDAFDMDDVEIERGNVVDAEGAAEHATEKGQFKPHELTDDGISPRALPGTTGGAHMTTGLEHDELGRRTEETDMRVKQVDKRDRKVETAREREAFDYREFGDPEADTLVVTWGSNEGALVEALEMVDEAVHVIAVPYIFPRPDLTEEFAAADDVIVVECNATGQFADVLEHDTLERVKRINKYNGVRYKADELADRIEQTMAEPAPTAGDSPEVEAE; translated from the coding sequence ATGCCAGCGGACTTCAACTGGGCCATCGGCGGCGAGGCCGGCGATGGCATCGCCTCTACCGGGAAGATCTTCGCACAAGCGCTCTCCCGGGCGGGGCGGCACGTCTTCACGTCGAAGGACTTCGCGTCCAGGATCCGAGGCGGCTACACCGCCTACAAGGTGCGGACGAGCACCGACGAGGTGAAGTCGGTCGTCGACCGGCTCGACGTGTTGATCGCGCTCACACCACGGACAATCGAGGAGAACCTGGACGAACTCCACGACGGCTCCGTCATCATCTACGACGGCGAGCGGACGACGATGGCCGACGTGGAGATCCCCGACGGGATGATCGGACTGGACGTGCCCCTCCAGGCGTTGGCGGAGGAGGCCGGGGGGGCGATCATGGCGAACGTCGTCGCCTTGGGGGCGGCGTGTGAGGCCACACAGTTCCCGATCGAGAACCTGGACTCCGCGCTGAAGAAGCGGTTCGGCGACAAGGGACAGGCGATCGTCGAGAACAACCAACAGGCCGCCCGAGAGGGACGGGAGTACGTCCGTGAGGAGTACGCCGACACGGAGTTCGACTACGACCTAGAGGGGACGGACGAGGACTACGTCCTGCTCAACGGGGACCAGGCGATCGGGATGGGTGCCATCGCGGCCGGCTGTCGCTTCTACGCCGGCTACCCGATCACGCCGGCGACGGACGTGATGGAGTACCTCACGGGTCGAATCGAGCAGTTCGGCGGTCACGTCGTCCAGGCGGAAGACGAGCTGTCGGCCATCAACCTCGCCTTGGGTGCGGCCCGTGCCGGCGCACGGTCGATGACGGCCACCTCCGGGCCGGGGATCGACCTGATGTCGGAGACGTTCGGACTCGTCGCCACCTCGGAGACGCCGTTGGTGATCTGTGACGTGATGCGCTCGGGCCCGTCGACGGGGATGCCGACGAAACAGGAACAGGGGGACCTGAACATGACCTTGTTCGGCGGCCACGGTGAGGTGCCGCGGTTCGTCGTCGCGCCCACCACCATCTCGGAGTGTTTCTGGAAGACGGTGGAGGCGTTCAACCTCGCCGAGAAGTACCAGGTGCCGGTGTACCTGGTCGCGGACCTGTCGCTGGCGGTGACGGAACGCACGTTCGAGCCGGACGCGTTCGACATGGACGACGTCGAGATCGAGCGTGGCAACGTCGTCGACGCCGAGGGGGCCGCAGAGCACGCGACGGAGAAGGGCCAGTTCAAGCCCCACGAGCTGACCGACGACGGGATCAGCCCCCGAGCGCTCCCCGGGACGACCGGCGGCGCACACATGACGACCGGGTTGGAACACGACGAACTCGGGCGTCGGACGGAGGAGACGGACATGCGGGTCAAACAGGTGGACAAGCGCGACCGGAAGGTCGAGACTGCACGCGAGCGCGAGGCGTTCGACTACCGGGAGTTCGGCGATCCGGAGGCGGACACGCTGGTCGTCACCTGGGGCTCGAACGAGGGGGCGCTCGTGGAGGCGTTGGAGATGGTGGACGAGGCCGTCCACGTGATCGCGGTGCCGTACATCTTCCCACGGCCGGACCTCACCGAGGAGTTCGCGGCCGCAGACGACGTGATCGTCGTCGAGTGTAACGCCACCGGCCAGTTCGCGGACGTGCTGGAACACGACACGCTCGAACGGGTCAAGCGCATCAACAAGTACAACGGCGTCCGGTACAAGGCGGACGAACTCGCCGACCGGATCGAACAGACGATGGCGGAGCCGGCGCCGACCGCCGGCGACTCCCCGGAGGTGGAGGCAGAATGA
- a CDS encoding 2-oxoacid:ferredoxin oxidoreductase subunit beta, whose protein sequence is MSSDVRFTDFKSDKQPTWCPGCGDFGTMNGMMKALAETGNDPDNTFVVAGIGCSGKIGTYMHSYALHGVHGRALPVGTGVKLANPDLEVMVAGGDGDGYSIGAGHFVHTVRRNVDMSYIVMDNRIYGLTKGQASPTSREDFETATTPDGPKQPPVNPLALALASGATFIAQSFSSDALRHQEIVQKAIEHDGFGFVNVFSPCVTFNDVDTYDYFRDSLVDLKEAGHDPTDREAAKEKVLDADKEYMGVIWEDEDSVPYHEAHGVDENMAEIPDGAPDGATDLVREFY, encoded by the coding sequence ATGAGCTCAGACGTTCGATTCACAGACTTCAAATCCGACAAGCAACCGACCTGGTGTCCCGGCTGCGGCGACTTCGGGACGATGAACGGCATGATGAAGGCGCTGGCGGAGACGGGCAACGACCCGGACAACACCTTCGTCGTCGCCGGCATCGGTTGTTCCGGCAAGATCGGGACGTACATGCACAGCTACGCGCTCCACGGCGTCCACGGCCGGGCGCTCCCCGTGGGCACGGGCGTGAAGCTCGCCAACCCGGACCTGGAGGTGATGGTCGCCGGCGGTGACGGCGACGGCTACTCCATCGGTGCCGGCCACTTCGTCCACACCGTCCGCCGCAACGTGGACATGAGCTACATCGTGATGGACAACCGGATCTACGGGCTGACGAAGGGCCAGGCGTCTCCGACCAGCCGCGAGGACTTCGAGACGGCGACGACACCCGACGGCCCGAAGCAACCGCCGGTCAACCCGCTCGCGCTGGCGCTGGCCAGCGGCGCGACGTTCATCGCGCAGTCGTTCTCCTCGGACGCCCTCCGCCACCAGGAGATCGTCCAGAAGGCCATCGAACACGACGGGTTCGGCTTCGTCAACGTGTTCTCGCCGTGTGTGACGTTCAACGACGTCGACACCTACGACTACTTCCGCGACTCGTTGGTGGACCTGAAGGAGGCGGGCCACGACCCGACCGACCGCGAGGCCGCGAAGGAGAAGGTGCTCGACGCCGACAAGGAGTACATGGGCGTGATCTGGGAGGACGAAGACAGCGTGCCGTACCACGAGGCGCACGGCGTCGACGAGAACATGGCGGAGATTCCAGACGGCGCTCCGGACGGAGCGACGGACCTGGTCCGCGAGTTCTACTGA
- a CDS encoding ABC transporter ATP-binding protein, with protein MSNEEGSLDGLRDHADRPMLYLVREYGRDHLPELAVGGLTTVLSAALFSVPAFVLGIALDSFFVESRPFSLPLVPSAWLPGTLRGQFALVIGVVTASFGLAALAAYVRGWTLNRVAQDVQHEVRTDTYDTMQAQRLGFFDDHKTGEVMSVLNNDVNQLESFLSQDLQGGVRIVVSSLTIAAITLWLNWRLALVTLAMVPMLGYVSYRFQQQIEPQYGDVRSSVGRLNARLENNIGGITVIKAFGRESFETERVEAASDDYRSANWGAIRTRIKFFPTLTAVTALGYGTTFALGGYAYLFGGPLALGLTAGTLVTFLAYARRLMYPMQQFGQVLNNYQYAYAATERIVGLLREPDQIPNRDDGVELERVDGAVSYDDVTFSYEDGGEPTVSDVDLDVEPGETIGLVGPTGAGKTTLTKLLMRLYDPDQGAVRLDGHDVRDLKLSSLRSHLGYVSQEPFLFGGTVRENVAYGQTDVADAELEDALRQAGAWEFVAEMDDGVETVVGERGVKLSGGQRQRLAIARAILEDPSLLVLDEATSHVDNETELVVQRNVSEMVADRTTFVVAHRLSTVRDADRIVVLDDGEVQAVGSHEELLARDGLYADLWRVQVGELEALPERFLDGQPADD; from the coding sequence ATGTCGAACGAAGAGGGGTCCCTCGACGGACTCCGCGACCACGCCGACCGGCCGATGCTGTACCTCGTCCGGGAGTACGGCCGCGACCACCTCCCGGAACTCGCGGTCGGCGGGCTGACGACGGTGTTGAGTGCGGCGTTGTTCTCCGTGCCGGCGTTCGTGCTCGGGATCGCACTGGACTCGTTCTTCGTCGAGAGCCGACCGTTCTCGCTGCCGCTCGTGCCGAGCGCCTGGCTGCCGGGGACACTCCGCGGGCAGTTCGCGCTCGTGATCGGCGTCGTCACCGCCTCGTTCGGACTGGCGGCGCTGGCGGCGTACGTCCGCGGGTGGACGCTCAACCGCGTCGCCCAGGATGTCCAACACGAGGTGCGAACGGACACGTACGACACGATGCAGGCCCAACGGCTCGGGTTCTTCGACGACCACAAGACCGGCGAGGTGATGTCCGTGTTGAACAACGACGTGAACCAACTGGAGTCGTTCCTCTCGCAGGACCTCCAGGGCGGGGTCCGGATCGTCGTGAGCTCGCTCACCATCGCGGCGATCACGCTGTGGCTCAACTGGCGGCTGGCGCTCGTCACGCTGGCGATGGTACCGATGCTGGGGTACGTCTCGTACCGTTTCCAACAACAGATCGAGCCACAGTACGGCGACGTTCGGTCGTCCGTCGGGCGGCTGAACGCCCGCCTGGAGAACAACATCGGCGGGATCACCGTCATCAAGGCGTTCGGGCGGGAGTCGTTCGAGACGGAGCGGGTGGAGGCCGCCTCCGACGACTACCGGTCGGCAAACTGGGGGGCGATCCGCACCCGGATCAAGTTCTTCCCGACGCTGACGGCGGTGACGGCGCTCGGCTACGGCACGACGTTCGCGCTCGGGGGTTACGCCTACCTGTTCGGCGGGCCGTTGGCACTGGGGCTGACCGCCGGGACGCTCGTCACGTTCCTGGCGTACGCCCGGCGGCTGATGTACCCGATGCAGCAGTTCGGTCAGGTGTTGAACAACTACCAGTACGCCTACGCCGCGACGGAACGGATCGTCGGACTCCTGCGAGAGCCGGACCAGATCCCGAACCGTGACGACGGAGTCGAACTGGAGCGTGTCGACGGCGCCGTCTCCTACGACGACGTGACGTTCTCGTACGAAGACGGCGGCGAGCCGACGGTGTCGGACGTGGACTTGGACGTGGAACCGGGTGAGACGATCGGCCTCGTCGGACCGACCGGCGCCGGCAAGACGACGCTGACGAAGCTGTTGATGCGGCTGTACGACCCCGACCAGGGGGCGGTGCGGCTGGACGGTCACGACGTACGGGACCTGAAGCTGTCGAGTCTCCGCAGCCACCTGGGGTACGTCAGCCAGGAGCCGTTCCTGTTCGGGGGCACCGTCCGCGAGAACGTCGCGTACGGGCAGACGGACGTGGCCGACGCGGAGTTGGAAGACGCGCTCCGGCAGGCCGGAGCCTGGGAGTTCGTCGCCGAGATGGACGACGGCGTGGAGACGGTCGTGGGTGAACGGGGCGTGAAGCTGTCGGGAGGACAGCGGCAACGCCTCGCCATCGCCCGAGCGATCCTCGAGGACCCGTCTTTGCTCGTGTTGGACGAGGCGACGAGTCACGTCGACAACGAGACGGAGTTGGTCGTCCAACGGAACGTCTCGGAGATGGTCGCGGACCGTACGACGTTCGTCGTCGCACACCGGCTGTCGACGGTCCGGGACGCCGACCGGATCGTCGTGTTGGACGACGGCGAGGTGCAGGCGGTCGGCAGCCACGAGGAACTGTTGGCCCGTGACGGGCTGTACGCCGACCTCTGGCGCGTCCAAGTGGGGGAACTGGAGGCGCTTCCGGAACGGTTCCTCGACGGACAGCCGGCCGACGACTGA
- a CDS encoding ATP-dependent DNA ligase has product MEYAALADYCRQLEETDADERLVATLAELFQTADDDHLPLVVTMVRGKVAPRWESLELGVSSSLTQAAVVRATGVDPDALEDAWRDRGDLGAAAEWAVANSRQTTLFAESLTVAGVHETLRELAGYEGDGSHDRKVETVAGLVSNADAAAARYLVRTVLGYMRVGVGDGTVRDAIAEAFLDVPGEPAPGTPSATAPAVAAVERAFQVTNDYRVVAETARADGADGLAELDVELGRPVESMLARKAEGLASGLSSVARVGAEDGVEGDDGRDPADLGGPAGETETADATDEPDWRGRVLAEVKYDGIRAQAHVDGETVRLFTRRLVEVTEQFPEVVDTLRERVTAETALLDGELVGYDGETGEPVAFQEFSRRIRQEENVAGLAESVPARFHLFDCLYHDGESLFESSLSDRLGVLGETVAFDDTVCRAGSTVPDSVADARGFYRGAVDDGHEGVVLKNRAATYQPGRRVGQMLKHKPVMEPLDLVVTRAHYSEGRRSELLGRLYLAAYDPDADAFREVGRLSTGYTDEELAALTERLEELVVARDGRDVDLRPEIVLEVEYEELQSSSEYDSGFALRFPRFLGVREDLGPTDADSVSRVSELYESQ; this is encoded by the coding sequence ATGGAGTACGCAGCGCTCGCGGACTACTGCCGGCAGTTAGAGGAGACGGACGCCGACGAGCGGCTCGTCGCCACGCTCGCGGAGCTGTTCCAGACGGCCGACGACGACCACCTCCCCCTGGTCGTGACGATGGTGCGGGGGAAGGTCGCGCCGCGGTGGGAGAGCCTGGAGCTGGGCGTCTCGTCGTCGCTGACGCAGGCGGCGGTCGTCCGCGCGACCGGTGTCGACCCGGACGCGCTTGAGGACGCCTGGCGCGACCGAGGTGACCTGGGGGCCGCCGCGGAGTGGGCCGTCGCCAACAGCCGTCAGACCACGTTGTTCGCGGAGTCGCTGACCGTCGCCGGCGTCCACGAGACGCTACGAGAACTGGCCGGCTACGAGGGAGACGGCTCCCACGACCGCAAGGTGGAGACCGTGGCCGGACTCGTGTCGAACGCCGACGCCGCGGCGGCGCGGTACCTCGTTCGGACCGTGCTCGGCTACATGCGCGTCGGCGTCGGCGACGGCACCGTCCGGGACGCGATCGCGGAGGCGTTCCTCGACGTGCCGGGCGAGCCCGCGCCGGGCACCCCCTCCGCGACCGCTCCGGCCGTCGCCGCCGTCGAGCGCGCCTTCCAGGTGACGAACGACTACCGGGTCGTCGCCGAGACCGCCCGCGCGGACGGCGCCGACGGCCTGGCGGAGCTCGACGTGGAGTTGGGCCGACCGGTGGAGTCGATGCTGGCACGCAAAGCAGAGGGTCTGGCGTCCGGGCTGTCGAGCGTCGCGCGCGTCGGAGCGGAAGACGGCGTCGAGGGTGACGACGGACGGGACCCGGCGGACCTGGGGGGCCCGGCGGGCGAGACGGAGACAGCGGACGCGACGGACGAACCGGACTGGCGCGGGCGTGTCCTCGCCGAGGTGAAGTACGACGGTATCCGGGCGCAGGCGCACGTCGACGGGGAGACGGTCCGGCTGTTCACCCGACGGCTCGTCGAGGTGACCGAGCAGTTCCCCGAGGTGGTCGACACCCTCCGCGAGCGCGTGACCGCCGAGACGGCGCTGCTGGACGGCGAGCTCGTCGGCTACGACGGCGAGACGGGCGAGCCCGTCGCGTTCCAGGAGTTCTCCCGACGGATTCGCCAGGAGGAGAACGTCGCCGGTCTCGCCGAGTCCGTGCCCGCCCGTTTCCACCTGTTCGACTGTCTCTACCACGACGGCGAGAGTCTGTTCGAGTCGTCGCTGTCCGACCGTCTGGGCGTGCTCGGCGAGACTGTCGCGTTCGACGACACCGTCTGTCGGGCCGGGTCCACCGTCCCCGACTCCGTCGCCGACGCCCGCGGCTTCTACCGCGGGGCCGTCGACGACGGCCACGAGGGGGTCGTCCTCAAGAACCGCGCCGCGACGTACCAGCCCGGCCGGCGTGTCGGCCAGATGCTCAAACACAAACCCGTGATGGAGCCGCTGGATCTGGTCGTCACCCGCGCCCACTACAGCGAGGGCCGCCGCTCCGAGCTGCTGGGGCGGCTGTACCTGGCGGCGTACGACCCCGACGCCGACGCCTTCCGCGAGGTCGGCCGGCTGTCGACCGGCTACACGGACGAGGAACTGGCCGCGCTCACCGAGCGACTAGAGGAGTTGGTCGTGGCGCGGGACGGCCGCGATGTCGACCTCCGGCCGGAGATCGTGTTGGAGGTGGAGTACGAGGAGTTACAGTCCAGCTCCGAGTACGACTCCGGGTTCGCGCTGCGGTTCCCGCGGTTCCTGGGGGTGCGAGAGGACCTCGGGCCGACTGACGCTGATTCTGTCTCTCGGGTCTCGGAGTTGTACGAGTCGCAGTAG
- a CDS encoding aldo/keto reductase, with protein sequence MQHRELGDSGVEASEVAFGAWVVGTDWWGDRSETEAVEMVQYALDQGVNFFDTGDVYGHGRSEELIGEALGEHREEVTVATKVGYDFYNNPQAGHGELPKELDPEYIREAVEKSLDRLDMEYVDVLYLHNANVDEVTDELLETLYDMREDGYFDALGWALGPSIGWLAEGDRAVELDFDVVQTVFNMFEQTPGQHFVDTIREEGADTSLIARVPHSSGLLNEQVTPETELGKGDHRAHRPNEWFETGWEKLEEVRFLERDGARTMGQATIQWLLGHDEVASVTPTFRARADVDEWAAAPETPALTDEEMRRVGRLYADNFGIERDDGMSAEQFRSSVDGADLRDAGVLPAEAAGD encoded by the coding sequence ATGCAACACCGCGAACTCGGAGACTCCGGCGTCGAGGCCAGCGAGGTCGCCTTCGGTGCGTGGGTCGTCGGCACGGACTGGTGGGGGGACCGCTCGGAGACGGAGGCCGTCGAGATGGTCCAGTACGCCCTAGACCAGGGGGTGAACTTCTTCGACACGGGCGACGTGTACGGCCACGGCCGCTCGGAGGAACTGATCGGCGAGGCGCTGGGCGAGCACCGCGAGGAGGTGACCGTCGCCACGAAGGTGGGGTACGACTTCTACAACAACCCACAGGCGGGTCACGGTGAGCTCCCGAAGGAGCTGGACCCGGAGTACATCCGCGAGGCCGTCGAGAAGAGTCTCGATCGGTTGGACATGGAGTACGTCGACGTGTTGTACCTCCACAACGCGAACGTCGACGAGGTGACGGACGAACTGTTGGAGACGCTGTACGACATGCGCGAGGACGGCTACTTCGACGCGCTCGGCTGGGCACTGGGACCGTCCATCGGTTGGCTGGCCGAGGGTGACCGCGCGGTGGAACTGGACTTCGACGTCGTCCAGACCGTGTTCAACATGTTCGAGCAGACGCCGGGCCAGCACTTCGTCGACACTATCCGCGAGGAGGGCGCCGACACGAGTCTGATCGCCCGTGTCCCGCACTCCTCGGGGCTGCTCAACGAACAGGTCACCCCGGAGACGGAGCTCGGCAAGGGTGACCACCGCGCACACCGTCCGAACGAGTGGTTCGAGACCGGCTGGGAGAAGCTGGAGGAGGTCCGATTCCTGGAACGCGACGGCGCCCGGACGATGGGGCAGGCGACGATCCAGTGGCTGTTGGGTCACGACGAAGTGGCGTCGGTCACGCCGACGTTCCGGGCACGTGCAGACGTCGACGAGTGGGCGGCAGCGCCGGAGACGCCGGCCCTGACGGACGAGGAGATGCGACGGGTCGGACGCCTGTACGCCGACAACTTCGGAATCGAGCGCGACGACGGGATGAGCGCGGAACAGTTCCGGTCGTCCGTCGACGGCGCGGACCTGCGCGATGCGGGCGTGCTGCCGGCCGAGGCCGCGGGGGACTGA